A section of the Natronolimnobius sp. AArcel1 genome encodes:
- a CDS encoding glycosyltransferase, giving the protein MHAPLHPDRTINAYIDVTGSDRLERLRSLAEALTDSRVLHINSTATGGGVAELLRSIVPLCNDLGIDTDWFVMDATDEFFEVTKAMHNALQGSGPPLTEEMKATYRAVNEENAIELEGEATYDLVVIHDPQPLGLLDHLEATMPEAVIVWRCHIDLTDPTDEYLTFISEYTAQVDHAIFSRSAYVGDTAVPETSIIYPSIDPVTEKNQTLDAETVATERNRLDPLSFEDPLVTQISRFDPWKDQFGTLEAYRRASEDVPNLQLALVGGMAGDDPEGLELYEQVAEAAAADPNVHVLTDLPDSGVNVLQRESDVVIQKSLREGFGLVVSEALWKRTPVVGSNVGGIPLQIVDGETGYLVDADDASGAGERVSTLLKNDARRAKFGDNAHEHVREQFLLPRQLVELLGVIADEL; this is encoded by the coding sequence ATGCACGCGCCATTACACCCGGATCGAACGATCAACGCATACATCGATGTGACGGGATCGGATCGTCTCGAGCGATTGCGATCGCTGGCTGAGGCGTTGACCGACAGCCGTGTCCTACACATTAACTCGACTGCGACTGGTGGCGGAGTGGCCGAACTCCTCCGGTCGATTGTGCCACTGTGCAACGATCTTGGGATCGACACCGACTGGTTTGTCATGGACGCTACCGACGAGTTTTTCGAGGTGACAAAAGCAATGCACAACGCATTGCAAGGCAGCGGCCCCCCGCTGACAGAGGAAATGAAAGCGACCTACCGGGCCGTCAATGAGGAAAATGCGATTGAACTCGAGGGCGAAGCCACGTACGATCTCGTGGTGATCCACGATCCACAGCCGTTGGGGCTACTCGATCACCTCGAGGCGACGATGCCAGAGGCCGTGATCGTCTGGCGCTGTCACATCGATCTCACCGATCCAACCGATGAGTACCTGACGTTCATCTCCGAATACACGGCGCAGGTTGACCACGCAATTTTTAGCCGATCTGCCTACGTCGGCGACACTGCGGTTCCGGAAACGAGCATCATCTATCCGTCGATTGACCCAGTCACGGAGAAAAATCAGACACTCGACGCAGAGACGGTGGCGACCGAGCGCAATCGATTGGATCCCCTCTCGTTCGAGGACCCGCTCGTCACGCAAATCTCTCGATTCGACCCGTGGAAAGACCAGTTCGGCACGCTCGAGGCGTATCGTCGGGCCAGTGAGGACGTACCCAACCTGCAGTTGGCGCTGGTCGGCGGGATGGCCGGCGACGATCCGGAGGGACTAGAGTTGTACGAACAGGTCGCTGAGGCGGCGGCCGCCGATCCGAACGTCCACGTTCTGACCGATTTACCAGACAGTGGCGTGAACGTCTTGCAGCGCGAGTCGGACGTCGTCATCCAAAAGTCGCTGCGTGAGGGCTTCGGGCTAGTCGTTTCGGAAGCACTCTGGAAGCGGACACCAGTCGTGGGCTCGAACGTCGGCGGTATCCCACTGCAAATCGTCGATGGAGAAACCGGTTATCTCGTCGATGCTGACGACGCAAGTGGTGCTGGCGAGCGGGTTTCTACCCTTCTCAAGAACGATGCTCGGCGGGCAAAGTTTGGCGACAACGCGCATGAACACGTTCGAGAGCAGTTTTTGCTACCGCGACAACTCGTCGAGTTGCTGGGTGTGATCGCCGACGAACTATAG
- a CDS encoding universal stress protein: MSRPINSILIPTDGSEGALAGAKRAIALASWTGADIHVLSVVAVRSDLESIMDTTDSIYASLEDEAEDAVEAVADMARAHDDALEVTTTVTRGTPFQSIRAYATRREIDVIAMGTKGRDGLDRVLLGSVTENVLRTARTPVLAVPPSTDASNIDDIVFNEFLLPTDGSDGAAVATDWGITLASRLEAMIHTVYAIETGRISQAKAPEELLGALEQRGEDAIEHIREQARDADVSSSGGIATGPAADVILTSASERDVDLIVMGTHGRTGIGQWFLGSVTENVVREADVPVFCVPVSAESP; this comes from the coding sequence ATGAGCAGGCCTATCAACTCGATACTAATACCGACAGACGGAAGCGAGGGCGCCCTTGCGGGTGCAAAACGTGCAATTGCGCTCGCATCATGGACCGGCGCGGACATACACGTCCTTTCGGTCGTCGCCGTTCGCAGTGATTTAGAGAGCATCATGGATACGACGGACTCGATCTATGCATCGCTCGAGGACGAGGCTGAAGACGCTGTGGAGGCCGTCGCGGACATGGCACGGGCTCACGACGATGCGCTCGAGGTGACGACCACCGTCACGCGCGGGACACCGTTTCAGTCGATTAGAGCGTACGCCACGCGGCGCGAAATTGACGTCATCGCCATGGGGACGAAAGGCCGGGATGGACTCGACAGAGTCCTGCTTGGAAGTGTCACCGAAAACGTTCTCCGGACGGCTCGGACGCCTGTCCTTGCCGTTCCGCCGAGCACAGACGCAAGCAACATCGACGATATCGTCTTCAACGAGTTTCTGCTCCCGACGGACGGCAGTGACGGAGCTGCCGTCGCAACCGACTGGGGGATCACGCTTGCGAGCCGGCTCGAGGCCATGATCCACACGGTGTACGCCATCGAAACGGGCCGCATTTCCCAAGCGAAAGCACCGGAGGAATTGCTCGGCGCACTCGAGCAACGCGGCGAGGACGCGATTGAGCACATTCGAGAGCAGGCTAGGGATGCCGATGTCAGTAGTTCCGGTGGAATCGCAACCGGCCCGGCGGCGGACGTAATCCTGACGTCTGCGAGCGAGCGCGACGTCGATCTGATCGTCATGGGGACACACGGACGTACCGGAATCGGGCAATGGTTTCTCGGAAGCGTCACCGAAAATGTCGTTCGAGAAGCCGATGTGCCCGTGTTCTGTGTCCCGGTGAGCGCCGAGTCACCGTGA
- a CDS encoding IclR family transcriptional regulator, whose translation MTSGPTSQETKRIDAVQTTLDIVEALQTLQGAGVTEIATHVGVTKGTVHNHLATLQANDYVIKDNEDTYQLGFRFLDTAHHARNRIEIYDLITQELDKLAEETGEMVLFTVEEHGKGVCLYRSFGKHAIETPLYVGYRSHLHRTAVGKAILSQLSPERVDEILDQHGLPGVTEHTVTDRAELFDELETIREEGIAYNREETIQGLIGIGMPILNHDKKINAAISVIGPVSRIDEQTLNENILESIRQRSNVIEVNSTSVYNPDL comes from the coding sequence ATGACATCTGGTCCCACATCTCAAGAGACAAAACGGATCGATGCCGTCCAGACGACACTTGACATTGTTGAGGCATTACAGACCCTTCAGGGAGCGGGTGTAACGGAAATCGCGACTCATGTTGGCGTCACGAAAGGAACAGTCCATAACCACTTAGCTACACTCCAGGCAAACGACTACGTAATCAAGGACAACGAGGACACGTACCAACTTGGCTTCCGATTTCTTGATACTGCTCACCACGCTCGCAACCGGATCGAAATATACGATCTCATTACGCAGGAGTTGGATAAATTGGCTGAGGAAACAGGAGAGATGGTGTTGTTTACCGTCGAGGAACACGGTAAGGGAGTGTGTCTCTATCGATCATTCGGTAAACATGCTATTGAAACCCCGTTGTACGTCGGCTATCGTTCACACCTTCATCGGACCGCCGTTGGGAAAGCCATCCTCTCACAACTATCGCCAGAACGCGTTGACGAAATTCTTGACCAACACGGCCTGCCCGGCGTCACAGAACATACGGTTACTGATCGCGCCGAGTTGTTCGACGAACTCGAGACGATACGAGAGGAAGGAATTGCGTACAATCGTGAAGAGACGATTCAGGGCCTCATCGGTATTGGTATGCCGATTCTCAATCACGACAAAAAGATCAACGCTGCTATTAGCGTCATCGGCCCGGTAAGTAGAATCGATGAGCAAACACTCAACGAAAACATTCTCGAGTCAATCAGACAGCGATCGAACGTCATCGAAGTCAACTCGACGTCTGTATACAATCCAGACCTCTGA
- a CDS encoding sugar phosphate nucleotidyltransferase, translating into MKAVVLAGGYATRLWPITRHRPKMFLPLGETTVIERIYDELEADNRIEDVYVSTNERFAPEFEAHLAESGYEKPRLSVEKTHAEAEKLGVVGALAQLVDREGIDDDLLVIAGDNIFEFAIADVLEYYDRKDAPVIAAADVGSRALATAYGVVDLEGDRVVDFQEKPDDPPGTRVSVGCYVFPRDTLELLPTYLEAGNDPDEPGWFVQWLQSREPTYAYVFDGPWFDIGTRERYLDAVAWALKGDSHVADSALLENASVGPNVHVMADATLVETDIERAVVFPDVTLRGMTVDRSIIDEGAQLEGVDLHDAMIGAYTQIPD; encoded by the coding sequence ATGAAGGCCGTCGTCCTCGCCGGTGGGTACGCCACGCGGCTGTGGCCGATCACGAGACACCGACCAAAGATGTTCCTCCCGCTCGGGGAGACGACCGTCATCGAGCGCATCTACGACGAACTCGAGGCGGACAATCGAATCGAGGACGTCTACGTCAGTACGAACGAGCGGTTCGCTCCTGAGTTCGAGGCACACCTGGCCGAAAGCGGCTACGAGAAGCCACGGCTCTCGGTCGAGAAGACCCATGCTGAAGCGGAAAAACTCGGCGTCGTTGGCGCGCTCGCCCAGCTGGTCGACCGCGAAGGGATCGACGACGACCTGCTGGTAATCGCCGGCGACAACATCTTCGAGTTTGCAATCGCGGATGTTCTCGAGTACTACGACCGAAAAGACGCACCGGTGATCGCCGCCGCGGATGTTGGCTCGCGGGCGCTGGCGACTGCGTACGGGGTTGTCGACCTCGAGGGCGACCGCGTGGTCGACTTTCAGGAAAAACCCGACGACCCACCCGGAACGCGCGTTTCGGTCGGCTGTTACGTGTTTCCGCGAGATACGCTCGAGTTACTGCCGACGTATCTCGAGGCGGGAAACGATCCCGATGAACCGGGCTGGTTCGTCCAGTGGCTCCAGTCACGGGAGCCGACGTATGCGTACGTATTCGATGGACCCTGGTTCGACATCGGCACGCGCGAGCGCTATCTCGACGCCGTCGCCTGGGCCCTCAAGGGCGACTCACACGTGGCCGACTCGGCACTGCTCGAGAACGCGTCGGTCGGACCGAACGTCCACGTCATGGCGGACGCAACGCTTGTCGAGACCGATATCGAACGGGCGGTTGTCTTCCCGGACGTCACACTACGGGGGATGACGGTCGACCGGTCGATTATCGACGAGGGTGCACAGCTCGAGGGGGTCGACCTGCACGACGCGATGATCGGGGCGTACACGCAGATTCCGGACTGA
- a CDS encoding class 1 fructose-bisphosphatase, which yields MIDTNSPIETVVATIARTASEIHQGLVGRRVTTDDENPSGETQFKADLFADELLADRLSSVDGVAQYASEERAEIVDCGGGTLAVAADPVDGTSNLPSNNTMGTVFGIYDAPLPAPGTALVAAGYVLYGPITTMMVARDGTVTEYELAGGERTVVRDDVTIPDDPAVYGFGGRVPTWTDDFREFVRTIEMDEALGLELHYSGAMINDINQVLTHGGIFAYPALEDSPEGKLRLQFEGNPIGYIIETAGGRSSDGSTSLLEVEPTDLHDRVPLHVGSTELIDRLEGTLAADSG from the coding sequence ATGATCGACACGAATTCCCCCATCGAAACTGTCGTCGCGACGATCGCTCGGACAGCGAGTGAAATTCATCAGGGGCTGGTTGGCAGACGGGTGACGACCGACGACGAGAACCCAAGCGGCGAAACGCAGTTCAAGGCGGACCTCTTCGCGGACGAATTGCTCGCCGATCGGCTATCATCAGTCGACGGCGTCGCACAGTACGCCAGTGAGGAGCGAGCCGAAATCGTCGACTGCGGTGGCGGCACTCTCGCCGTCGCCGCTGATCCCGTCGACGGGACGTCGAACCTGCCCTCGAACAACACGATGGGAACGGTATTCGGCATCTACGACGCGCCACTCCCTGCGCCGGGAACGGCCCTTGTCGCGGCGGGATACGTGCTCTACGGACCGATCACCACGATGATGGTCGCTCGAGACGGGACCGTCACGGAGTACGAACTCGCCGGTGGCGAACGAACCGTTGTCCGCGACGACGTCACGATTCCAGACGACCCCGCCGTCTACGGATTCGGCGGCCGAGTCCCGACCTGGACCGACGACTTCCGCGAGTTCGTCCGCACAATCGAGATGGACGAAGCGCTCGGACTCGAGTTACACTACAGCGGCGCGATGATCAACGACATCAATCAGGTTCTCACACACGGCGGCATTTTCGCCTACCCCGCTCTCGAGGACAGTCCCGAAGGCAAGCTTCGACTCCAGTTCGAAGGGAACCCGATTGGATACATCATCGAGACGGCTGGTGGGCGGTCCTCCGATGGGAGCACCTCCCTCCTCGAGGTTGAACCGACTGACCTGCACGATAGAGTGCCACTTCACGTCGGTAGCACCGAACTGATCGACCGCCTCGAGGGCACGCTCGCGGCTGACTCGGGGTAG
- a CDS encoding inorganic phosphate transporter, whose protein sequence is MVESILLIGITVSVFVGFNIGGSSTGIAWGPAVGAGLIGKATAATIMTGFVFLGGWTVGRNVMETLSDGIITIEISLTAGVAVLFFIGLGILVANVFGVPVPTSMTTVGAIAGLGLATDTLNYETIAWILSWWIFTPIFAFLIGAIIGRYIYAGLSRRVQLENSERPLLVLDDSGQFLTPAFGPNTTWREIAGTIVIVILGCYMAFSAGASNVPNAAAPLVSGGALAAEPAIVVATVAIGLGGFTIARRTMESVGSDISDIPLLGALIIMLTAASITTALSYIGIPISLVLSSVGAIVGLGWGRATRPIAAREALSRETTDTEIVMGALTAEDAVDDPVPIGEDEPEEILEADELFKPEAVIRYVTMWIVGPSMSTILAYVFFVSVPGAV, encoded by the coding sequence ATGGTCGAGTCCATCCTGCTGATCGGGATCACTGTCTCGGTGTTCGTCGGATTCAACATCGGCGGCTCCTCGACCGGAATCGCCTGGGGGCCTGCTGTGGGCGCGGGGTTGATCGGGAAGGCAACGGCAGCAACCATCATGACGGGATTCGTCTTTCTGGGCGGCTGGACCGTCGGTCGGAACGTGATGGAGACGTTGAGCGACGGGATTATTACAATTGAAATCTCGCTCACAGCCGGTGTCGCCGTCCTCTTTTTCATCGGACTCGGAATCCTCGTCGCCAACGTCTTTGGCGTCCCAGTGCCAACCTCGATGACGACCGTCGGGGCAATTGCCGGGCTTGGACTGGCAACGGACACACTCAACTACGAAACCATCGCCTGGATTCTCTCGTGGTGGATTTTCACACCTATCTTCGCGTTCTTGATCGGTGCGATCATCGGCCGGTACATCTACGCGGGGCTCAGTCGCCGCGTCCAACTCGAGAACTCAGAGAGGCCGCTTCTTGTTCTCGACGATTCGGGTCAGTTTCTGACGCCCGCTTTCGGACCCAACACGACCTGGAGAGAGATCGCTGGGACGATAGTTATCGTCATCCTCGGGTGTTACATGGCGTTCAGTGCGGGTGCGAGCAACGTCCCGAACGCCGCTGCGCCCCTCGTTAGCGGAGGAGCACTGGCAGCCGAACCGGCAATCGTCGTAGCGACGGTCGCAATCGGCCTGGGCGGGTTCACGATTGCCCGGCGGACGATGGAATCAGTCGGGAGCGATATCAGCGACATTCCGCTGCTCGGTGCACTGATCATCATGCTCACGGCTGCCTCGATTACGACGGCACTCTCTTACATTGGGATACCGATCAGTCTCGTGCTATCGTCGGTCGGCGCCATCGTCGGCCTCGGCTGGGGACGGGCAACCAGGCCAATCGCTGCCCGCGAAGCACTCTCGAGAGAGACGACAGACACTGAGATCGTGATGGGAGCATTGACCGCTGAGGACGCGGTCGACGATCCAGTACCAATCGGCGAGGACGAACCCGAGGAGATTCTCGAGGCGGACGAACTCTTCAAACCAGAGGCCGTCATCCGATACGTCACGATGTGGATCGTTGGGCCCTCGATGTCGACGATTCTCGCATACGTGTTCTTCGTGTCAGTTCCAGGTGCCGTCTAG
- a CDS encoding Gfo/Idh/MocA family protein: protein MNRADEQDSLRIGMLSSAHVHANAYADIVVAQSDLELVGIADDDPERGRKFAEQYGTQYRDRDTVLEDADAVIVCSENERHVDWVESAADAGVDVLCEKPLAPRASDASSIVTMCEEADVTLGVAMPLRFSEPALEAKSACEAGRIGSIEYLVGTNRGQMPGDWFTDPDAAGGGAAIDHTVHIVDLVHWLTDERVAEVYAELGTRFHDTAVEDVNILSMELTDGTVFTLDGSWSRPDEWDFWGDATIDIVGSEGTIDVDCFDQTYKLTRDTGDDSGIASVYWGSDPNYGLIRNFVEVVKSDTTPEISGRDGVDAVAVVDAVYESAKRGAPVSVAYPELES from the coding sequence ATGAATCGCGCAGATGAACAGGACTCACTCCGAATCGGGATGCTCTCGAGTGCACACGTTCACGCCAATGCCTACGCCGATATCGTAGTCGCACAGTCGGATCTCGAACTCGTCGGGATTGCAGATGACGATCCCGAACGGGGGCGAAAGTTTGCCGAGCAGTACGGTACGCAGTACCGTGACCGAGACACTGTTCTCGAGGATGCTGACGCTGTGATCGTTTGCTCGGAGAACGAAAGACACGTGGATTGGGTTGAAAGTGCCGCAGACGCGGGCGTCGATGTACTTTGTGAGAAGCCACTTGCCCCGAGGGCATCCGATGCATCGTCGATCGTCACTATGTGTGAGGAGGCGGACGTTACACTTGGGGTTGCGATGCCGTTGCGATTCTCCGAACCCGCACTCGAGGCAAAAAGCGCCTGTGAGGCGGGCCGCATCGGTTCGATCGAGTACCTTGTTGGAACGAACCGCGGACAGATGCCCGGCGACTGGTTCACCGATCCTGACGCGGCTGGTGGTGGGGCAGCAATCGATCACACCGTCCACATCGTCGATCTGGTTCACTGGTTGACCGACGAACGCGTCGCCGAAGTCTACGCGGAACTCGGCACGAGATTTCACGATACCGCAGTCGAGGACGTGAACATACTCTCGATGGAACTGACTGACGGAACGGTGTTTACGCTTGATGGCTCTTGGAGTCGCCCCGACGAGTGGGACTTCTGGGGCGACGCGACGATCGATATCGTTGGTTCTGAGGGAACAATCGACGTCGACTGCTTCGATCAAACGTACAAACTCACTCGAGACACTGGTGACGATAGTGGAATTGCGTCGGTGTACTGGGGATCGGATCCGAATTATGGCTTGATCCGTAACTTCGTCGAGGTAGTCAAATCTGACACAACACCCGAAATATCTGGTCGGGACGGCGTCGATGCCGTCGCAGTCGTTGATGCGGTTTACGAATCGGCAAAGCGCGGTGCACCCGTTAGCGTTGCGTACCCGGAACTTGAATCGTAG
- a CDS encoding ADP-dependent glucokinase/phosphofructokinase, with translation MVDENTQLEADIRALEGLPVFVAYNANVDAIVRVDEDVESYLDRPSDPGERQPPSPLASKRDLATAITHTMAAGRGDEVAMTDEFSATLEAEFEPDSQQMGGQTGIMTNLVSALGASPVTYTYLLSDRQLSMFDHPDGVEYPKVEDGEVAFIPLREAINTDRTKINWVFEFRVDDELFGVRATEDTRFIAASRPPEFDLVAGDLDDNVDQVGAVVEGALLAGYHNLTPDHVEEGYEQAHRHARDVIRRLRSGSEDGLQVHIEYAVTHDEALRESMYEWILPEADVVGADTHELTLLHDDADLKAVETPPTEATPFEPAEILTHYRMLEAIRDELGIGCIQLHAMEYHLAVMESYPHPDAVARGLEFSAVNAATKAALGNITSPEDLETGLEYEPSAKGREAISLLADHLDETAENGVLSTPRVAACPNRVVKDPAGTVGIGDIVSSSSFVLELAIANEHDETGTRDSPAT, from the coding sequence ATGGTGGACGAGAACACCCAGTTAGAGGCAGATATCCGAGCGCTGGAGGGGCTACCGGTGTTCGTTGCGTACAACGCCAACGTCGACGCAATTGTTCGGGTCGACGAGGACGTCGAATCCTACCTTGACCGACCGTCCGATCCGGGCGAGCGCCAGCCGCCGAGTCCGCTCGCGTCGAAACGGGACCTCGCAACAGCGATCACGCACACGATGGCGGCAGGACGGGGCGACGAAGTCGCGATGACCGATGAGTTTTCGGCCACGCTCGAGGCGGAGTTCGAGCCCGACAGTCAGCAGATGGGGGGCCAGACGGGGATCATGACCAATCTCGTCTCCGCGCTCGGTGCGTCGCCGGTTACGTATACGTACCTGCTCTCGGATCGCCAGCTCTCGATGTTCGACCACCCCGACGGAGTGGAGTATCCGAAGGTCGAGGACGGTGAGGTGGCGTTCATCCCACTGCGTGAGGCGATCAACACGGACCGGACAAAGATCAATTGGGTGTTCGAATTTCGTGTCGACGACGAGTTGTTCGGCGTCCGTGCGACCGAGGACACGCGATTCATCGCGGCTTCCCGCCCCCCGGAGTTCGACCTCGTCGCCGGCGACCTCGATGACAACGTCGATCAGGTCGGTGCCGTCGTAGAGGGGGCACTGCTCGCCGGCTATCACAACCTCACGCCCGACCACGTCGAGGAGGGCTACGAGCAGGCCCATCGCCACGCGCGAGATGTCATCCGTCGGCTTCGGTCCGGGAGCGAGGACGGCCTGCAGGTCCACATCGAGTACGCCGTAACCCACGACGAAGCCCTCCGAGAGAGTATGTACGAGTGGATTCTCCCGGAAGCTGACGTCGTTGGCGCGGATACACACGAACTGACCCTCTTACACGACGACGCCGACCTCAAGGCCGTCGAGACACCCCCTACAGAAGCGACGCCGTTCGAACCAGCGGAAATCCTCACGCACTATCGCATGCTCGAGGCGATCCGAGACGAACTCGGCATCGGATGCATTCAGTTACACGCGATGGAGTACCACCTCGCCGTGATGGAGTCGTATCCCCACCCGGATGCGGTCGCACGCGGTCTCGAGTTTTCGGCGGTCAACGCGGCGACGAAAGCAGCACTGGGTAACATCACGTCGCCTGAAGACCTCGAAACCGGCCTAGAGTACGAGCCCTCCGCGAAGGGACGTGAGGCGATTTCGCTTCTCGCAGATCACCTCGACGAAACAGCCGAGAACGGGGTCCTCTCCACCCCGAGGGTCGCCGCGTGCCCCAATCGCGTCGTCAAGGACCCCGCGGGAACGGTCGGCATCGGCGACATCGTCTCCTCCTCGAGTTTCGTCCTCGAACTCGCGATTGCAAACGAACACGACGAGACAGGAACTCGAGACTCACCAGCAACGTAA